The Deinococcus carri genome includes a region encoding these proteins:
- the truB gene encoding tRNA pseudouridine(55) synthase TruB: MPVIAVDKPLGLTSHDVVNRARRARGTKRVGHTGTLDPLATGVLVLCVDDSTKLVQFMEADSKDYLAWIALGGASPTLDAEGPLTEVVPVRLPSGEEVRAALAGFVGPQQQVPPQYSAIQVGGQRAYAVARAGGELDLPARNVVIHSLELLGVYDRVGDAPRTFSRGPQGWEPDANGRTFTLPAPLGDFPTLLVRASVGSGTYLRSLARDVGAALGVPAHLTGLVRTRVGRYDLADSVAVDDLAGAEGLPDLAALDFPRLEAGERLARELRQGKRPRSPLTGRHVVTLDGELVAVVDGNGEELRVVRAWA, encoded by the coding sequence TCACGACGTGGTGAACCGGGCGCGGCGGGCGCGCGGGACCAAGCGGGTGGGCCATACCGGCACGCTGGACCCCCTCGCCACCGGCGTGCTGGTGCTGTGCGTGGACGACTCCACTAAGCTGGTGCAGTTCATGGAGGCCGACTCCAAGGATTACCTGGCCTGGATTGCCCTGGGCGGGGCCTCGCCCACCCTGGACGCCGAGGGGCCGCTGACGGAAGTTGTGCCGGTCAGGCTCCCCTCCGGAGAGGAGGTGCGGGCCGCGCTCGCCGGGTTCGTGGGGCCGCAACAGCAGGTGCCGCCGCAGTACAGCGCCATTCAGGTGGGCGGGCAGCGGGCCTACGCGGTGGCGCGGGCTGGAGGTGAGCTGGACCTGCCCGCGCGCAACGTCGTGATTCACTCGCTGGAACTGCTGGGTGTGTATGACCGCGTTGGGGACGCTCCCCGGACCTTTTCACGGGGACCGCAGGGCTGGGAGCCGGATGCGAACGGGCGGACCTTCACCCTGCCCGCACCGCTGGGCGACTTTCCCACGCTGCTCGTGCGGGCGAGCGTGGGCAGCGGCACCTACCTGCGCTCGCTGGCGCGGGACGTGGGGGCCGCGCTGGGCGTACCCGCGCACCTGACCGGCCTGGTGAGGACGCGCGTGGGCCGTTACGACCTGGCGGACAGCGTGGCTGTAGACGACCTGGCGGGGGCGGAGGGTCTGCCCGACCTCGCCGCGCTGGATTTTCCCCGGTTGGAGGCCGGCGAGCGCCTGGCCCGCGAGCTGCGCCAGGGCAAACGCCCGAGGTCACCCCTCACGGGGCGGCACGTCGTCACCCTGGACGGCGAACTGGTCGCCGTGGTGGACGGGAACGGGGAGGAGCTGCGGGTGGTGCGGGCCTGGGCGTGA